A genomic region of Fervidobacterium gondwanense DSM 13020 contains the following coding sequences:
- a CDS encoding IS3 family transposase codes for MIKKTKIEVIKQLSSEFSISLLCEIADISTNGYYRAINKKDKDKQIKERIREIYFKYNGIYGYRRITMVLRREGKIVNHKKVYRLMWGCMQG; via the coding sequence GTGATAAAAAAAACAAAGATTGAAGTAATCAAGCAATTAAGCAGTGAATTCAGCATTAGCCTATTGTGTGAAATAGCGGACATATCAACAAATGGGTATTACCGAGCGATAAATAAGAAGGATAAAGATAAGCAGATAAAAGAAAGGATAAGAGAGATATACTTCAAGTACAATGGAATCTACGGATACAGAAGGATAACGATGGTGCTAAGAAGAGAAGGAAAGATAGTAAATCACAAAAAGGTATACAGGCTAATGTGGGGCTGTATGCAAGGATAA
- a CDS encoding transposase — translation MAKKGQKFKKYSAELKQEVIRLYLEEHLPKRTIASLLGIDEGRVRLWIKNYLTHGSVELKKGRPKKEAHELELERLRAENAYLKLLIEKLFEESDKKNKD, via the coding sequence TTGGCAAAGAAAGGACAGAAATTCAAGAAGTATTCTGCTGAACTGAAACAAGAAGTCATTAGACTCTACTTGGAAGAGCATCTTCCAAAAAGGACAATTGCATCTCTTTTGGGCATCGACGAAGGTAGAGTACGATTGTGGATAAAGAACTACCTTACTCATGGAAGTGTCGAACTGAAAAAAGGCAGACCGAAGAAAGAAGCACATGAACTTGAGCTTGAAAGGTTAAGAGCAGAGAATGCATACTTGAAATTATTGATTGAAAAGTTGTTTGAAGAGAGTGATAAAAAAAACAAAGATTGA
- a CDS encoding nucleotide sugar dehydrogenase, translated as MSLYEKILSKNAVIGVIGMGYVGLPLAVEKARAGYRVVGFDIQQKRVDMINRGENYIGDVDDAELKELVQSKELRATADFDELKSCDVISICVPTPLDKFKQPDLSYIINSANEIKKRLRKGQLVVLESTTYPGTTDEVVLPILEETGLKVGKDFYLAFSPERVDPGNPRYKTRNTPKVVGGMTPECTKHAVALYENVLEAGVFPVSSPRAAEMTKILENTFRLVNIALVQEMTKVANKMNINIWEVIDAAATKPFGYMPFYPGPGIGGHCIPIDPFYLVYKAKEYDLHMMLVEVAGEISDNMPYYVVDRLSDILNDRMQCLNGRNILLLGVTYKGNIDDLRESPALKVIEILERKKVNVFYYDPFVPEFTHNGKHYKRIELTEENLKKMDGAIVTSGHTIGIDYEFVAKNVPFLFDTKNVTKGKYENVILL; from the coding sequence ATGAGTTTGTACGAAAAGATATTAAGCAAAAATGCGGTAATAGGCGTTATTGGGATGGGATATGTTGGGCTGCCTTTGGCTGTTGAGAAGGCGAGGGCAGGTTACAGGGTTGTTGGGTTTGATATACAGCAAAAGAGGGTTGATATGATCAACCGCGGGGAGAATTATATAGGAGATGTGGATGATGCTGAACTCAAAGAGCTTGTCCAGTCGAAGGAGTTAAGAGCGACGGCGGATTTCGATGAATTGAAAAGTTGCGATGTAATAAGTATATGCGTGCCAACACCGCTTGATAAATTCAAGCAGCCAGATTTGAGCTATATTATCAACAGCGCAAATGAGATAAAGAAGAGGTTGAGAAAAGGACAGCTTGTCGTTTTGGAAAGTACAACGTACCCAGGGACAACGGATGAGGTAGTACTGCCAATTTTGGAAGAAACTGGCTTGAAAGTTGGTAAGGATTTCTATCTTGCGTTCAGCCCTGAGAGAGTTGACCCAGGAAATCCACGATACAAGACGAGAAATACCCCTAAGGTTGTCGGCGGTATGACTCCTGAGTGTACGAAGCATGCGGTGGCGCTGTATGAGAACGTGCTTGAAGCTGGCGTGTTCCCAGTTTCTTCGCCGAGGGCTGCTGAGATGACGAAGATTTTGGAGAATACGTTCAGGCTTGTGAATATAGCCCTCGTGCAGGAGATGACGAAGGTAGCGAATAAGATGAATATAAACATCTGGGAGGTTATAGATGCGGCTGCGACGAAGCCGTTCGGTTATATGCCGTTCTATCCTGGACCCGGCATCGGCGGGCACTGTATTCCGATAGATCCGTTCTATTTGGTCTACAAGGCGAAAGAGTACGATTTGCACATGATGCTCGTTGAGGTTGCGGGCGAGATTTCGGATAATATGCCGTACTATGTTGTCGACAGGCTTTCGGATATTTTGAACGACAGGATGCAGTGTTTGAACGGAAGGAATATCCTTTTGCTTGGCGTGACGTACAAGGGGAATATAGATGATTTGAGGGAGAGTCCTGCGTTGAAGGTGATTGAGATTCTTGAACGAAAGAAAGTGAATGTGTTCTACTACGATCCGTTTGTTCCTGAGTTCACGCACAACGGGAAGCACTACAAGAGAATTGAATTGACTGAGGAGAATTTGAAGAAGATGGATGGGGCTATAGTTACATCAGGCCACACAATCGGAATAGACTATGAATTCGTCGCGAAGAACGTGCCGTTTTTGTTCGATACGAAGAATGTGACGAAAGGAAAATACGAGAACGTGATACTGCTCTAA
- a CDS encoding IS3 family transposase — protein sequence MGLYARIRKKNYISRAAKETLYVSDNILRRNFRSESKYEKFVSDITEIKTKEGKLYLMIIQDLYNNEIVSYGIRKSNGMELAHKVIDEWLKSGKYKEGNIFHTDRGFQFTHILTVRKLREKGIIQSMSRKGIPQDNGPAESFFSHFKEELVKIHGEKTVKEYERFYNEERYQVRLKGMAPVEYRSHAV from the coding sequence GTGGGGCTGTATGCAAGGATAAGGAAGAAGAACTACATAAGCAGAGCAGCAAAAGAAACATTGTATGTAAGTGATAACATACTAAGAAGGAACTTTAGAAGTGAAAGTAAGTATGAAAAGTTTGTAAGTGATATAACAGAGATAAAGACAAAAGAAGGGAAATTGTACTTAATGATAATACAAGACTTGTACAACAACGAAATAGTAAGCTATGGGATAAGAAAAAGCAATGGGATGGAATTAGCGCATAAGGTAATAGATGAATGGTTGAAGAGTGGTAAGTACAAAGAAGGAAACATATTTCATACAGACAGAGGATTCCAATTCACACATATATTGACAGTAAGGAAGTTAAGAGAAAAAGGTATAATCCAAAGCATGTCAAGGAAAGGGATACCACAAGACAATGGACCAGCAGAAAGCTTCTTTAGCCATTTTAAGGAAGAATTGGTGAAGATACACGGAGAAAAGACAGTAAAAGAATATGAAAGGTTCTACAATGAAGAGAGATATCAGGTAAGATTAAAAGGCATGGCTCCGGTGGAGTACCGAAGCCATGCGGTGTGA
- a CDS encoding fibronectin type III domain-containing protein, with translation MRFTKIKKASSLLYFALALYSAFLLVSCVPTNNNGGANSNKPLLLSPQDEAVNVEFNNAVLKFRTPTNEKYELVVKEAVNNVEVYKTVVDGNGDEVSVVVPKGKLKPTVRYKWYVRLRDDDSVASDVWYFNTKNNTPPSVSNLKPDKTSDHPFGALALTWSATDPDNDDLTFEVKVYLLGKTEPVFTTTVATNSAVVKNLEQQKDYEWTVKAKDPWGSESSLTRATFRTKTNEAPQNIELLNPKNGQVGVKFNNLLLQWEGYDKDYEELKYNVSLNDSQNLLSGSTLTQYRVTGLKPDTLYRLKITAIDTYGLSKTQEFTFTTKQNSPPNKPTLLEPANNSRVNFAKITSLTFRWLNSVDPDEDTVSYDFVIESEGNVVVSREGINSTSQIFSDPKSILDVGKTYAWYVVAKDPHGGKTQSEKFTFETYENNPPTKPTSPYPANGAINQPNRIPKFSWQSSDPDGDPLKFDVYIGNSPSNLSLVTATDLTTTSFETGYLFEFGKTYYWKVAVKDGYNPPVESDVWSFTITNKDNPPTQPVLVNPANGSTGIALNNVTLKWNASSDVETSKENLVYYLYFGRADNMTLLATITGRTTAEIEHIATGLKPVTTYYWRVEVKDSFGNYAYSTTWNFTTKQNEAPNFPINPSPSDGGSITSSSTPATITLSWSCSDPDGDALTYEVYVSRTTDFTGVAPIRTNMNSVQYTAPDYGWYYWYVVAKDPHGGATKGKTWKFEIKK, from the coding sequence ATGAGATTTACAAAGATAAAGAAGGCAAGCTCTTTGCTTTATTTCGCTTTGGCTTTATATTCTGCATTCCTGCTTGTTAGTTGTGTGCCAACGAATAATAACGGCGGTGCGAACAGCAACAAGCCGTTACTTCTGAGCCCTCAGGATGAGGCTGTGAATGTCGAATTCAATAATGCAGTTTTGAAGTTTAGAACGCCCACTAACGAAAAGTACGAATTGGTAGTTAAGGAAGCAGTTAATAATGTAGAGGTTTATAAAACCGTTGTTGACGGTAACGGAGACGAGGTATCAGTTGTTGTTCCAAAAGGAAAGCTCAAGCCTACAGTAAGATATAAGTGGTACGTAAGGTTGAGGGATGACGATTCAGTTGCAAGTGACGTATGGTATTTCAATACAAAAAATAATACACCACCTTCTGTGAGCAACCTGAAACCTGATAAGACTTCTGATCATCCTTTTGGAGCTCTGGCGTTAACTTGGAGCGCAACTGATCCAGATAACGACGATTTGACTTTTGAGGTAAAGGTGTATTTACTTGGCAAGACTGAACCTGTTTTCACAACTACAGTTGCAACAAATTCTGCTGTTGTAAAGAATTTAGAACAGCAGAAGGATTATGAATGGACTGTTAAAGCCAAAGATCCATGGGGAAGCGAGAGCTCTCTGACAAGGGCAACTTTCAGAACGAAAACAAATGAGGCACCGCAAAATATTGAGCTTTTGAACCCAAAGAACGGGCAGGTTGGTGTTAAGTTCAACAACTTGCTACTACAATGGGAAGGATACGATAAAGATTACGAAGAGCTAAAGTACAACGTCTCGCTGAACGATAGTCAGAATTTGCTCAGCGGTTCGACGCTTACTCAGTACAGGGTAACTGGGCTGAAACCAGATACTCTCTATAGGTTAAAGATAACCGCTATCGATACGTACGGCCTTTCGAAAACTCAGGAATTCACGTTCACAACGAAGCAAAATTCGCCACCAAACAAACCAACGTTGTTAGAACCTGCTAACAATTCAAGGGTGAATTTTGCAAAGATAACGTCTTTGACGTTTAGATGGCTTAATTCAGTTGATCCCGATGAAGACACAGTTTCGTACGATTTTGTTATTGAGTCGGAAGGAAACGTTGTGGTGAGCAGGGAGGGTATAAATTCAACTTCTCAAATCTTTTCTGACCCAAAAAGTATCTTAGACGTCGGCAAGACTTATGCATGGTATGTCGTCGCTAAGGATCCGCATGGCGGAAAGACGCAGAGCGAAAAGTTCACATTCGAAACGTATGAGAATAATCCGCCGACAAAGCCAACATCGCCGTATCCGGCTAACGGTGCGATAAATCAGCCGAACAGAATTCCAAAGTTCTCGTGGCAGTCTTCAGATCCAGATGGTGATCCGCTTAAGTTCGACGTATACATCGGTAACTCGCCGTCAAACCTGAGCTTAGTTACCGCAACTGACTTAACGACAACTTCTTTCGAAACGGGTTATCTTTTTGAATTTGGAAAGACGTACTACTGGAAAGTCGCAGTAAAGGATGGTTATAACCCTCCGGTTGAAAGCGATGTATGGAGTTTCACGATAACTAATAAGGATAATCCGCCAACGCAACCTGTTCTGGTCAACCCAGCAAATGGAAGTACTGGCATAGCTTTGAATAATGTTACTCTGAAATGGAACGCGAGTTCAGATGTTGAAACATCAAAAGAGAATCTCGTTTATTATCTATACTTTGGACGTGCTGATAACATGACGCTCTTGGCAACAATTACTGGAAGAACAACAGCCGAAATCGAACACATCGCAACAGGGCTTAAGCCAGTTACGACATATTACTGGCGCGTAGAAGTTAAGGATAGCTTTGGAAATTACGCATACAGCACGACTTGGAATTTCACAACAAAGCAGAACGAAGCACCTAATTTTCCAATAAATCCAAGTCCGTCTGACGGAGGTTCCATCACTTCCTCAAGTACGCCTGCAACGATAACACTATCTTGGAGCTGTTCGGATCCGGATGGAGATGCTTTGACGTACGAAGTATACGTCAGCAGGACGACTGATTTTACAGGCGTGGCACCTATCAGAACAAACATGAATTCAGTTCAGTACACTGCTCCAGATTATGGATGGTATTACTGGTACGTGGTAGCAAAGGATCCACACGGTGGAGCAACTAAGGGTAAGACATGGAAGTTTGAAATCAAGAAGTGA